One stretch of Roseibium sp. HPY-6 DNA includes these proteins:
- a CDS encoding DUF1214 domain-containing protein, translated as MTGSPGQPAEIRYGEADWHVQDLPLAIRPHKTRPFRTLVFLSIIVGLASLLGISSAYVMIEREQPLNAVTIGPWQAYPKAGTAEADPYSVAIYTRGAVVPLASGEGLALVAREDSAGHLLDPTCVYRISGQTPAARLWTLTVTDGDGRLVQTMPGRVHLDSQSLLRNPDGSFAISAASKPHSGNWLPLASAANASDGLRFVLRLYDAPVTTGAALDGIQLPGIERQGCP; from the coding sequence ATGACCGGATCACCCGGACAGCCGGCCGAGATACGATATGGCGAGGCAGATTGGCACGTTCAGGACTTGCCCCTGGCCATTCGCCCGCACAAAACCCGACCTTTCAGAACCCTGGTTTTCCTGTCAATCATAGTCGGTCTCGCATCGCTTCTCGGCATTAGTTCCGCATATGTAATGATCGAACGCGAACAACCGCTCAATGCGGTCACGATCGGCCCGTGGCAAGCCTACCCGAAAGCAGGAACCGCCGAAGCAGATCCCTATTCAGTGGCGATTTACACCCGTGGAGCGGTCGTGCCGCTGGCTTCCGGAGAAGGACTGGCGCTCGTCGCGCGAGAGGACAGCGCCGGGCACCTTCTGGACCCGACATGTGTCTACAGGATTTCAGGGCAGACCCCTGCTGCACGGCTGTGGACGCTGACCGTGACGGACGGTGATGGCCGCCTTGTCCAAACAATGCCAGGCCGCGTTCATCTTGACAGCCAGAGCCTGCTTCGAAATCCGGATGGAAGCTTTGCAATCAGCGCTGCCAGCAAACCACATTCTGGAAACTGGCTCCCCCTGGCGTCAGCAGCGAATGCAAGCGATGGGCTGCGTTTCGTATTGCGTCTTTACGATGCGCCCGTGACCACAGGCGCCGCGCTTGACGGTATCCAGCTGCCCGGCATTGAAAGACAGGGATGCCCATGA
- a CDS encoding sulfotransferase has protein sequence MNPGVTQLVQEALSHQHAGRIPIALDLFEQVLRLDPRNPQANFSLGIAAYQEGNIGLAIERLQIAARKAGKHPQVHQLLGIALMNAGDVDGAQASLKKAVSLAPKEADFHAQLGDLYRIKRQAVMSRQSYQRALKLDPENGYGLVGMGQLEITVGNIDEAIGWFEKAIECKKEMPTAFQCLSLARSFKEKPAELDQIEALISDGTPRPGPDQANLHWAAGKIYNDIGDTPRGLDHYQAARKLHYPPFDPSAYEERIAFTKEVFNEDFFASHKDVADTSEKPVFIFGLPRSGTTLIEQIVSCHSRAASGGEVQFFRHLQEEMGLKGQPSAALESRLKNIEPKEFKRIARKYLSVLDNVDRRADRVTDKMPHNYEMVWLMSLLFPKATFIHCSRSAADTCISLLSHPLSPAHNYALTQDTVGRYYRTYASLMEHWQKVAPVDIHTLTYEALVDNQRAESETLLSHAGLAWEDACLEFYKSESPVTTFSNTQVRRPIFRSSLGRWQGKEAHYQDLFDALGPFAPQA, from the coding sequence ATGAACCCGGGTGTGACGCAGCTTGTACAGGAAGCGCTCAGTCATCAGCACGCAGGGCGCATTCCAATCGCACTGGATTTGTTCGAACAAGTGCTGCGGCTTGATCCGCGCAACCCACAGGCCAACTTTTCGCTCGGCATCGCGGCATATCAGGAAGGCAACATCGGACTTGCTATTGAACGGCTGCAGATAGCCGCTCGCAAGGCAGGCAAGCATCCGCAGGTCCATCAGCTTCTCGGCATAGCGCTCATGAATGCCGGCGATGTTGATGGTGCGCAGGCCTCTTTGAAAAAAGCGGTGTCACTTGCGCCGAAAGAGGCCGATTTTCATGCGCAGCTCGGTGATTTGTATCGCATAAAGCGGCAAGCCGTTATGTCGCGTCAAAGCTACCAAAGGGCGCTGAAACTCGATCCGGAAAACGGGTACGGACTTGTTGGAATGGGCCAGCTCGAGATTACGGTCGGTAATATCGACGAGGCGATTGGCTGGTTCGAAAAGGCCATTGAATGCAAGAAAGAGATGCCGACAGCATTTCAATGCCTGAGCCTTGCCCGTTCTTTCAAGGAAAAGCCTGCTGAACTTGACCAGATCGAAGCTCTCATAAGCGACGGCACGCCGCGTCCGGGGCCGGATCAGGCCAATCTGCATTGGGCAGCCGGAAAGATTTATAACGATATTGGCGATACGCCGCGCGGGCTCGACCATTACCAGGCAGCGCGAAAGCTGCACTATCCGCCGTTTGATCCGAGTGCCTATGAGGAGCGCATTGCCTTTACGAAGGAAGTTTTCAACGAAGACTTCTTCGCAAGTCACAAGGACGTCGCGGACACGTCCGAAAAGCCGGTTTTCATCTTCGGCCTGCCGAGATCCGGCACAACCCTGATCGAACAGATTGTGAGCTGCCATTCACGGGCGGCAAGCGGCGGCGAGGTTCAGTTTTTCAGGCATCTGCAGGAAGAAATGGGCCTGAAAGGGCAACCGAGCGCGGCGCTTGAAAGCCGTCTCAAGAACATAGAACCGAAGGAGTTCAAACGGATTGCCCGTAAATACCTGTCGGTTCTGGACAACGTTGACCGACGCGCCGACCGTGTAACGGACAAGATGCCGCACAATTACGAGATGGTCTGGCTGATGAGCCTTCTTTTTCCGAAGGCGACATTCATTCACTGTTCCAGATCAGCTGCCGACACGTGCATATCTTTGCTGTCGCATCCTCTTTCCCCGGCGCATAACTACGCCCTGACGCAAGACACGGTCGGCAGGTACTACCGGACATATGCTTCGTTGATGGAGCATTGGCAAAAGGTGGCTCCGGTCGATATTCACACGCTGACCTATGAAGCTTTAGTCGACAATCAGCGTGCTGAAAGCGAAACGCTGCTGTCACATGCGGGCCTTGCGTGGGAAGACGCCTGTCTTGAGTTTTACAAAAGCGAAAGCCCCGTCACGACGTTCTCCAATACGCAGGTCCGCCGCCCGATATTCCGTTCTTCGCTCGGACGCTGGCAGGGCAAGGAAGCGCATTATCAGGATCTGTTTGACGCGCTCGGCCCCTTCGCGCCTCAGGCCTGA
- a CDS encoding DUF2336 domain-containing protein gives MLLSASEIFVGRQKHDIEETGIFLELARNLLQSTPAEDRRQISRLLAGHPKIPDDLHEQLARDEDPLTAAPALRNSPRLSVDLQLEIAERGPEISRKAVASRPSLRESVISALCDHGEASAVKILLEREDISLNKTHQAKLSRRSDIIASLGLELAGRDALNPDGLMGQFLHLPAPLKKQAIAAAEMTSLVKQAQTPGGNMSQRPEANRLRIQEALVEEAMSQNEHRFATLLSQGLGLSRSTCNLLLRKDQGEGLTIALKALGMPEFQTTTILIRLLGEDTPLTDLRGLLRMHRTLSNGAAEALVGQWLLHDQGAQKSAPRYSSQYQEAAGRKTQAKKTFAKRGVDQRQKARS, from the coding sequence GTGTTGTTGTCCGCGTCCGAGATTTTCGTCGGGCGTCAGAAGCATGACATTGAAGAAACAGGCATTTTTTTGGAACTCGCGCGCAATCTGCTCCAAAGCACCCCAGCGGAGGATCGCCGCCAGATATCCAGGTTGCTCGCCGGACATCCCAAAATACCGGATGATCTGCACGAACAGCTGGCGCGCGATGAAGACCCTCTGACAGCGGCTCCGGCCCTTCGTAACAGTCCCCGCCTTTCTGTGGATCTCCAGCTTGAGATTGCCGAGCGTGGTCCGGAGATTTCCAGAAAGGCGGTTGCAAGCCGTCCTTCCCTTCGCGAATCGGTCATCAGTGCCTTGTGCGACCACGGTGAAGCAAGTGCAGTCAAAATACTGCTCGAACGCGAGGACATCAGCCTCAACAAGACCCATCAGGCCAAACTCAGCCGGAGAAGCGACATCATCGCCTCTCTCGGCCTGGAACTTGCCGGCCGGGATGCCCTTAATCCCGACGGCCTGATGGGACAGTTTCTGCATTTGCCGGCGCCTTTGAAAAAGCAGGCAATCGCTGCCGCGGAAATGACCAGCCTCGTCAAACAGGCGCAGACACCAGGTGGAAACATGTCTCAAAGACCCGAAGCAAACCGTCTCCGTATCCAGGAAGCCCTGGTCGAAGAGGCAATGAGCCAGAACGAACACCGCTTTGCGACATTGCTCAGCCAGGGGCTCGGCCTTTCAAGATCGACCTGCAACCTTTTGCTACGGAAAGATCAGGGGGAAGGCCTCACAATTGCCCTCAAAGCACTGGGGATGCCGGAATTTCAAACCACGACGATCCTGATCCGTCTCCTGGGCGAGGATACGCCTTTGACCGACCTGCGCGGTCTCTTGCGAATGCACCGCACGCTCAGCAACGGCGCAGCCGAAGCACTGGTCGGGCAATGGCTCCTGCACGATCAGGGCGCACAGAAATCCGCGCCGCGGTATTCCTCGCAGTATCAGGAAGCAGCCGGCAGAAAGACACAAGCCAAGAAGACCTTCGCAAAACGTGGAGTGGATCAGCGGCAAAAAGCCCGTTCATAA
- a CDS encoding DUF1491 family protein, translating to MRVTSEFFVSALVRRIFTEGGFAAISRRGAEEAGAVFVSIDRLDGSFDLYGPAPQAMFSDQPLGRLFEKILSSVDTTDISQRLQNEARMDPDYWLVEIEAREGDAGLPLAQDGPKEVPGSDLFRT from the coding sequence ATGAGAGTCACTTCCGAGTTTTTTGTCTCGGCGCTTGTGCGCCGGATTTTCACTGAAGGAGGCTTCGCTGCCATTTCAAGACGCGGAGCTGAAGAAGCTGGCGCTGTTTTTGTGTCGATCGACCGTTTGGACGGATCGTTCGACCTCTATGGCCCGGCTCCGCAGGCGATGTTCAGCGATCAGCCCCTTGGACGCTTGTTCGAGAAAATACTGTCTTCTGTGGATACCACTGACATAAGCCAACGACTGCAAAACGAAGCCCGGATGGATCCCGACTATTGGCTGGTCGAGATCGAGGCACGGGAAGGGGATGCGGGTTTGCCGCTCGCGCAAGACGGCCCCAAGGAAGTGCCCGGAAGCGATCTGTTTCGAACTTGA
- a CDS encoding peptidoglycan-binding domain-containing protein, protein MARAKEKSSPPKTQETLMARAGHLALDNPVAAGGTVVMGLTACLIIANAIGLQPGRHPAPLFATRDRPEALQIPEPDGRRSGLQVQEISTLVLDLQISLRKIGFYEGPLDGLSGPATERAIRAFERRAGQVETGKANEALLALILLHGDEPQSSFVPVPRAKPGARSSLSVAPPPQLVNSVDADPRLMKIQKALSELGYGPLKADGVMGANTTAAIRRFELDRGLPLTGEPGAKTVERLEMISGRRLSG, encoded by the coding sequence ATGGCACGAGCAAAAGAAAAAAGCAGTCCGCCGAAAACACAAGAGACCCTGATGGCGAGGGCCGGTCACCTTGCGCTTGATAATCCGGTTGCAGCCGGTGGTACGGTTGTCATGGGTCTGACCGCTTGTCTGATTATTGCCAACGCAATCGGTTTACAGCCAGGACGGCATCCGGCACCGTTGTTTGCCACGCGGGATCGCCCGGAAGCATTGCAGATACCCGAACCGGACGGTCGGCGAAGCGGATTGCAGGTTCAGGAGATCTCGACACTTGTGCTGGATCTTCAGATATCCCTTCGGAAAATCGGATTTTATGAAGGTCCGCTAGACGGGCTGAGTGGACCGGCGACGGAACGTGCCATCCGGGCTTTTGAACGGCGTGCCGGACAGGTGGAGACCGGAAAGGCGAATGAAGCCCTTCTGGCATTGATCCTTTTGCATGGCGATGAACCGCAGAGTTCTTTCGTCCCTGTGCCGCGGGCAAAACCGGGAGCGCGCAGCTCACTTTCTGTGGCGCCGCCGCCGCAGCTCGTCAATAGTGTTGATGCCGATCCACGGCTCATGAAAATTCAAAAAGCTCTGTCCGAACTCGGCTACGGACCCTTGAAAGCCGATGGCGTGATGGGAGCCAATACGACGGCGGCAATCAGGCGCTTCGAGCTCGACAGGGGACTGCCGCTGACAGGTGAGCCAGGAGCAAAAACTGTTGAGCGTCTTGAAATGATCAGCGGGAGACGGTTGTCCGGTTGA
- a CDS encoding DUF5330 domain-containing protein, with amino-acid sequence MLFLLRTAFWLTLVLALIPLGSGEKSTPEQTVAVDPVSAFLAAQATVSDIGSFCSRNPQACETGGNALTAIGSRARDGALIVYDYFGTRIADNTAEDGMVTGSTDPVRAELKGNEDVRPVAVVPIKNPGSVLETAGGPVPRPKPRSGRST; translated from the coding sequence ATGTTGTTTCTTCTAAGGACGGCCTTCTGGCTCACCTTGGTGCTCGCACTGATTCCGCTTGGCTCAGGCGAAAAAAGCACCCCTGAACAGACTGTGGCCGTTGATCCTGTTTCGGCGTTCCTGGCCGCCCAGGCGACCGTTTCCGACATCGGCAGCTTTTGCAGCCGCAATCCTCAAGCCTGCGAAACCGGTGGCAACGCCTTGACGGCGATAGGCAGCCGTGCACGCGATGGCGCGCTTATTGTCTACGACTATTTCGGAACCCGGATAGCAGACAACACCGCCGAAGATGGCATGGTTACAGGTTCGACCGATCCCGTTCGTGCTGAGCTGAAGGGCAATGAAGACGTGCGGCCGGTTGCCGTTGTTCCGATTAAGAATCCAGGCTCCGTTTTGGAGACTGCCGGCGGGCCGGTTCCGCGGCCCAAGCCACGCTCAGGTCGCAGCACCTGA
- a CDS encoding SufE family protein, with protein sequence MTTDISEILETFEFLDDWEDRYKYLIDLGKELPELSDAERSDEHKVRGCVSQVWLITTIRPGQDGQPVLSFKGDSDALIVQGLVAIVTSLFSGKSAQEILDTDVESVFSQLGLQDHLTPQRSNGLRSMVGRIRTDAQGALAAA encoded by the coding sequence ATGACCACCGATATCAGCGAAATCCTGGAGACATTCGAGTTTCTGGACGACTGGGAAGACCGTTACAAATACCTGATCGATCTGGGCAAAGAACTGCCGGAACTCAGTGATGCCGAGCGCTCGGACGAGCACAAGGTGCGTGGCTGCGTGTCGCAGGTCTGGCTGATCACGACAATCCGCCCCGGCCAGGACGGACAACCCGTGTTAAGCTTCAAGGGCGACAGCGACGCATTGATCGTCCAGGGCCTTGTAGCCATCGTGACGTCGCTTTTCAGCGGCAAGTCCGCGCAGGAAATTCTCGACACCGACGTTGAGAGCGTGTTCTCGCAGCTCGGGCTGCAGGACCACCTCACCCCGCAGCGCTCCAATGGTCTGAGGTCGATGGTCGGGCGCATTCGCACGGACGCCCAAGGCGCGCTCGCGGCAGCCTGA
- a CDS encoding MucR family transcriptional regulator has protein sequence MTDNPVDANLIDLTADIVSAYVSNNTVASTDLPSLINEVHTALQKTASASSEPEPEPLKPAVPVKKSVMPDYIICLEDGKKFKSLKRHLRTHYNMTPEEYREKWDLGADYPMVAPNYAAARSELAKKMGLGQQRKRSK, from the coding sequence ATGACTGATAATCCGGTGGATGCTAACCTGATTGATCTTACTGCGGACATCGTCTCTGCATATGTGAGCAACAATACAGTTGCTTCCACGGATCTGCCGAGCCTGATTAACGAAGTCCACACAGCGCTGCAGAAAACCGCTTCCGCGTCCAGCGAGCCGGAGCCGGAGCCGCTGAAACCTGCTGTGCCGGTTAAGAAGTCGGTCATGCCCGACTACATCATCTGCCTCGAAGACGGCAAGAAGTTCAAGTCGCTCAAGCGGCACCTGCGCACGCACTACAACATGACGCCCGAAGAATACCGCGAGAAGTGGGATCTTGGCGCTGACTATCCGATGGTCGCTCCGAACTACGCGGCCGCGCGGTCAGAGCTTGCCAAGAAAATGGGCCTCGGCCAGCAGCGTAAGCGGTCGAAATAA
- the mnhG gene encoding monovalent cation/H(+) antiporter subunit G, which translates to MSAVVDIVTGCMLIIGASFAFVASLGLVRLKDVYMRTHAASKAGTLGSGLMLLALAVEAGDLSVVTRAIAGVVFFLLTAPISAHLLAKAAYAAGYRPCADTKIDALAETIRPKE; encoded by the coding sequence ATGAGCGCTGTCGTCGATATTGTAACCGGCTGCATGCTGATCATCGGAGCATCCTTTGCCTTTGTCGCCTCGCTTGGCCTCGTCAGGCTGAAGGACGTCTACATGCGCACGCATGCGGCGTCCAAGGCGGGGACACTCGGTTCCGGACTGATGCTTTTGGCACTTGCTGTAGAGGCTGGAGACCTTTCCGTCGTCACACGAGCGATCGCCGGTGTTGTCTTCTTCTTGCTCACGGCCCCAATTTCGGCCCATTTATTGGCAAAAGCTGCATACGCGGCGGGATATCGTCCCTGTGCTGATACGAAAATCGATGCTTTGGCCGAAACCATTCGACCAAAGGAGTGA
- a CDS encoding cation:proton antiporter codes for MTSFDLFASQFLDVAVNISLGILSVAFVVIVYRTVKGPSLPDRVVALDMLVAVGIGFIAAIGVSTRIYLYIDIAITLGLVGFLATVAFARFILNRGKAGDDTIMEEVEESIKRREAGQ; via the coding sequence ATGACATCCTTTGATCTGTTTGCGTCCCAGTTTCTCGACGTTGCTGTGAACATTTCGCTCGGCATCCTGTCGGTCGCGTTCGTCGTCATTGTTTACAGGACGGTCAAGGGACCAAGCCTTCCGGACCGCGTGGTCGCGCTCGACATGCTCGTTGCCGTCGGCATCGGCTTTATCGCCGCGATCGGCGTGTCGACCCGGATTTATCTTTACATTGATATTGCGATCACGCTGGGGCTCGTCGGGTTCCTGGCAACGGTCGCGTTCGCGCGATTTATTCTCAATCGCGGCAAGGCCGGCGACGACACGATTATGGAAGAAGTGGAAGAGAGCATCAAACGCAGGGAGGCGGGGCAATGA
- a CDS encoding Na+/H+ antiporter subunit E codes for MTSLFLINILMALAWGAVTGSFSEVNLAFGFVLGSGALYLIREQVGTAEYFSRFGKAIGLALTFVRELVLSAWRVAMIVLRPKIELQPGIIALPLTVDTDFEITMLANLITLTPGTLSVDVSDDRKTLYIHCIDVPDPQATIDEIKNGFERKIMEAFR; via the coding sequence ATGACGAGCCTCTTTCTCATCAACATACTCATGGCTCTCGCATGGGGAGCTGTCACGGGCAGTTTTTCCGAGGTCAATCTTGCCTTCGGCTTCGTACTCGGATCGGGCGCTCTCTATCTGATCCGGGAGCAGGTCGGTACGGCTGAGTATTTCAGCCGTTTTGGCAAAGCGATCGGCCTGGCGCTGACCTTTGTGCGCGAGCTGGTGCTTTCGGCCTGGCGGGTGGCGATGATCGTGCTCAGGCCGAAGATCGAACTGCAGCCGGGCATCATAGCGCTTCCCTTGACAGTCGATACGGATTTTGAAATCACGATGCTCGCCAACCTGATCACCTTGACCCCCGGCACGTTGTCGGTGGACGTATCGGATGATCGCAAGACGCTCTACATCCACTGTATCGATGTGCCCGATCCCCAGGCGACAATCGACGAAATCAAGAATGGATTTGAACGCAAGATCATGGAGGCGTTCAGATGA